From Vibrio aerogenes, a single genomic window includes:
- a CDS encoding phosphodiesterase, producing MLIAQLTDLHIREGGQPAYRQVDTLACLRAAVNHINGLIPRPDLVVITGDLGDYGTPEEYAVVLPELNRLLPPVQVIPGNHDHRGCLRESLATLTTFDHPHYCHFIRECGAYVLIGLDTSVIGEPHGYLTEETLRWLDDVLKSNTDRPVLLFMHHPPLAVGLHHMDIQKLQNDDQLHEVLLGYKHVKGIVTGHLHRPVFALWHDIPVWVGPSHSHAVTLDLDPRAPSSFSLEPEAIQLLTLTPDSVVSHLSYIHASEGPFPFFDEHHQLIC from the coding sequence ATGTTAATCGCACAACTGACTGATTTACATATCCGGGAGGGCGGGCAACCCGCTTATCGTCAGGTGGATACACTGGCCTGCCTGCGTGCGGCAGTCAACCATATTAACGGATTAATACCTCGCCCCGATCTGGTCGTCATCACCGGCGATCTGGGAGATTACGGCACGCCGGAAGAGTATGCGGTCGTTTTGCCGGAACTGAATCGGCTACTGCCACCGGTTCAGGTGATACCGGGCAATCATGATCACCGGGGATGTCTGCGGGAATCGCTGGCAACGCTGACGACATTTGATCACCCGCACTATTGCCATTTCATTCGCGAATGTGGTGCGTATGTATTGATTGGTCTGGATACCTCCGTGATTGGCGAGCCACATGGATATCTGACAGAAGAGACATTGCGCTGGCTGGATGATGTGCTGAAAAGCAACACGGACCGGCCTGTACTGCTGTTTATGCACCATCCGCCGCTGGCTGTTGGGTTACATCATATGGATATTCAAAAACTACAAAATGATGACCAGCTGCATGAGGTATTATTGGGATATAAGCATGTTAAAGGGATTGTCACCGGCCATTTACACCGGCCGGTGTTTGCGCTCTGGCATGATATACCAGTCTGGGTCGGGCCGTCCCACAGCCATGCTGTGACACTGGATTTGGACCCGCGGGCCCCTTCTTCTTTTTCTCTGGAGCCTGAAGCCATTCAGTTGCTGACGCTGACACCTGACTCTGTCGTCAGTCATCTCAGCTATATTCACGCCAGTGAAGGACCCTTTCCTTTCTTTGATGAGCACCATCAGTTGATTTGTTGA
- a CDS encoding helix-turn-helix domain-containing protein — translation MDTNQEITPLLLTYREQIDQFKDRLKAVMGNESVRSFSKRCGISESVIRKYLKGSYPVMDKLPKIAVATGMSMGWLISGCESDCIAETSGAGQLLPQRLRALMGNRDLKTTASDWDISVSTLQACLDGAVPSLYIASRIAAAERISLQWLATDNDDTNPLSAAVTTEQTAQAVNTTVLSRAITKVDCLCQQHHFTLEQEKKAQVIALVYQMLLNPEKIDESVYFEIIKLAS, via the coding sequence ATGGATACAAATCAAGAGATAACGCCGCTTTTGCTGACGTACAGAGAACAAATTGATCAGTTTAAAGATCGGTTAAAAGCAGTGATGGGAAATGAATCCGTGCGCTCTTTTTCAAAGCGGTGCGGTATTTCAGAAAGCGTGATCAGAAAATATTTAAAAGGCTCTTACCCGGTCATGGACAAACTGCCCAAAATTGCGGTCGCCACCGGCATGAGCATGGGCTGGTTAATCTCCGGTTGCGAATCCGACTGTATTGCCGAAACATCCGGCGCAGGTCAGTTGTTGCCGCAGCGACTCAGGGCCCTGATGGGAAACCGGGATTTAAAAACGACAGCATCAGACTGGGATATCAGTGTCTCCACACTGCAAGCCTGTCTCGATGGTGCCGTTCCCAGCTTATATATCGCCAGCCGGATTGCCGCCGCAGAGCGAATTTCTCTGCAGTGGCTGGCGACAGATAATGACGACACAAATCCCCTGTCTGCCGCTGTCACGACTGAGCAGACAGCTCAGGCCGTCAATACCACCGTGCTGTCCCGCGCCATCACGAAAGTGGATTGTCTGTGTCAACAGCACCATTTCACGCTGGAACAGGAGAAAAAAGCTCAGGTCATCGCTCTGGTATACCAAATGCTGCTGAACCCGGAAAAAATTGATGAATCGGTCTATTTTGAAATCATAAAACTGGCATCCTGA